From Primulina huaijiensis isolate GDHJ02 chromosome 15, ASM1229523v2, whole genome shotgun sequence, one genomic window encodes:
- the LOC140959368 gene encoding anther-specific protein LAT52-like, translating to MSELNANLSSLRNIDSNSANKFGAKVRLVCTDTITKAVTYSVEGVANSDGHYSLSVAGDHEKEICEVQAVASPRSDCAEIMNDISSSRIICTRNSGIHTPVRFANPLGFMTKDIIPQCVEVIKDLELFVDA from the exons ATGTCG GAATTAAATGCCAATTTGTCAAGTTTAAGGAACATTGACTCCAATAGTGCTAACAAgtttg GTGCTAAGGTGAGATTGGTGTGCACGGACACGATAACGAAAGCAGTGACATACAGCGTGGAGGGTGTAGCCAACTCCGACGGCCACTACAGTCTGTCGGTGGCCGGGGATCACGAGAAAGAAATATGCGAGGTGCAGGCGGTTGCATCGCCGAGGAGCGACTGCGCTGAGATCATGAACGACATCTCATCATCAAGAATCATATGCACCCGAAACAGTGGAATCCATACACCCGTCCGCTTCGCCAACCCACTTGGATTCATGACCAAGGATATAATTCCCCAATGCGTCGAAGTCATCAAGGACTTGGAATTGTTCGTGGATGCTTAG